A window of Methylomonas sp. 11b genomic DNA:
CCGGTTTCGATACGGTCTGGCAGTATGTCGTAATGCAAACCTTCCACGCCCAGTCTTTCCACACCTTCCACGGTCAGTATGTCGGTGCCGACGCCGGTAATTTTGGCGCCCATTTTGTTTAAAAAATGCGCCAGATCGGTGACTTCCGGTTCTTTCGCGGCGTTTTCGATGATGGTGATGCCTTCGGCCAGCGTGGCGGCCATCAGGATGTTTTCGGTGCCGGTTACGGTGACTTTATCCAGCACCAGATGACAGCCTTTCAAGCGCTTAACCTTGGCGTGGATATAACCGGCTTCGACAGTAATATCGGCGCCCATTTTGAGCAGCGAGTCGATGTGAATATCCACCGGTCGGGTGCCGATGGCGCAACCGCCGGGCAGCGAGACATAGGCTTCGCCGAAACGGGCCAGTAACGGTCCTAATACCAGAATCGAGGCGCGCATGGTTTTCACCAGTTCGTATGGCGCTTCGTACTTATCGATGGTGCTGGTATCGACTTCGATGTTCATTTTTTCGTCGACGGTCAGGCGCACGCCCATTTGTCCCAACAATTCCATGGTGGTGGTAATGTCGTGCAAATGCGGAATGTTGCCGACGCTGACCGGCACATCGGACAACAAGGTGGCGGCGAGAATAGGCAGAGCGGCGTTTTTGGCGCCGGAGATTCTCA
This region includes:
- the murA gene encoding UDP-N-acetylglucosamine 1-carboxyvinyltransferase: MDKLLITGGQPLHGELRISGAKNAALPILAATLLSDVPVSVGNIPHLHDITTTMELLGQMGVRLTVDEKMNIEVDTSTIDKYEAPYELVKTMRASILVLGPLLARFGEAYVSLPGGCAIGTRPVDIHIDSLLKMGADITVEAGYIHAKVKRLKGCHLVLDKVTVTGTENILMAATLAEGITIIENAAKEPEVTDLAHFLNKMGAKITGVGTDILTVEGVERLGVEGLHYDILPDRIETGTYLVAGAISRGHVKLKNTDPSTLDAVLVKLKEAGADITCGENWIELNMHGKRPKAVTVRTAPYPAFPTDMQAQFTALNSVAEGVGLITETVFENRFMHVQELQRMGAQIRLESNTAICTGSTQLKAAPVMATDLRASASLVLAGLVAEGETLVDRIYHIDRGYDHIEEKLSQLGATIRRVPN